A genomic window from Anthocerotibacter panamensis C109 includes:
- a CDS encoding acyl carrier protein, which produces MKKKDFLLSLEEIVEVDPNTLTGSEDLEELEGWDSLGVVGFIAMIDENFEITLPARKISNCRTVDDLVALLGTKVST; this is translated from the coding sequence GTGAAGAAAAAAGACTTTCTACTGTCTTTAGAGGAAATTGTTGAAGTTGACCCTAACACCCTCACGGGTTCTGAGGATCTTGAAGAACTTGAGGGGTGGGACTCACTGGGTGTGGTCGGCTTTATTGCTATGATTGACGAGAATTTTGAAATTACACTCCCTGCCAGAAAAATCAGCAATTGTAGAACAGTGGATGACTTAGTTGCGCTGCTGGGTACAAAGGTTTCAACTTGA
- a CDS encoding beta-ketoacyl-[acyl-carrier-protein] synthase family protein has translation MVLNRISGVRIAGIASAVPKEFLTIEDDGKVFGKIEMLKVSENTGVKKRHVATGGMCTSDLFFVDAQRLLKDLDWDPATVDALIFVSQTPDYQLPATACVLQMRLGLSKNCAAFDVGLGCSGYTYGLWLAASLIVSGSAKRLILMAGDVSAGGIPVKDRHVAGLFGDGGSATAMERDEQAYPITFQMGTDGSGCRAISFCLL, from the coding sequence GTGGTTTTAAATCGTATTTCTGGGGTTCGAATTGCTGGTATTGCCAGTGCTGTTCCTAAGGAATTTCTCACGATTGAAGACGATGGGAAAGTCTTTGGCAAAATAGAAATGCTCAAAGTTAGTGAGAATACAGGTGTAAAAAAACGCCATGTGGCGACAGGAGGTATGTGTACTTCAGACCTCTTTTTTGTGGATGCTCAACGCTTGCTCAAGGATTTGGATTGGGATCCTGCTACAGTAGACGCCTTGATTTTTGTGTCTCAGACTCCTGATTACCAATTACCTGCTACTGCCTGTGTCTTACAAATGCGGTTAGGTTTATCTAAAAACTGTGCTGCTTTTGATGTTGGTCTCGGATGTTCGGGGTACACTTATGGTCTGTGGCTTGCGGCGAGCTTAATTGTCAGTGGTTCTGCCAAACGGTTAATCCTAATGGCTGGAGATGTCAGTGCTGGAGGCATTCCAGTCAAGGACCGTCATGTAGCGGGGCTCTTTGGTGATGGAGGGTCTGCAACAGCCATGGAGCGGGATGAACAGGCTTATCCGATTACATTTCAAATGGGAACGGATGGCAGTGGATGCAGGGCTATTTCATTCTGCTTGCTATAA
- a CDS encoding O-linked N-acetylglucosamine transferase, SPINDLY family protein, which translates to MTRKQDICSHPKATAPTDSTLDLFTQAKALQQQGELAGALNAYQEVLQIQPNWAEACYRLGLIHKALGHLEAACDAYQKALDLDPTLACAHTNLGNILAQQGQRAEAVLHYQQALALEVDSGLYSNLGLVLQELGRREEAQACYHKALELNPELAQVHNNLGTLLYQERRLLEAQACYEKALALRPELPQAHYNLGRLYHERQQIEAAIACYQQAITLQPNYPDAYFNLGVVFQEQGCTEAALQIFQKLRSTSVEARWHELLFLPILYDTPEEIQTWRKRFRQGLQELSDTTTTLEKKQQALAGVGALTTFYLQYQGQNDKGLQQQYAHLVQRIMAANFPQWRGPLPLKALSPGAKIRVGYLSERIGGHAGVWWAIGWLKHHNREQFEVYCYHVGDWSDGKTQIFQQYSDVFRHLPGPLATVCQQICADQLHVLVFTDVGMTPRITQLCGLRLAPIQCAAWGHPITTGSPNIDYFLSSTLQEPLEAQEHYTERLICLPKIGVCYPRPVIPPLSAPREAVRRAFGFREGAVVYLSCQSFYKYLPQYDYLFPAIALGIPQAQFAFLPHSSPQVTLQFWERLQRAFGQVELQAEEFCVLIPRQNKADYWVADIFLDTLAWSAGNTALEALSCGLPIVTCPGAFMRGRHTYGMLQALGVVETIARDEEHYVQLAVRLGLDPVWRQAVGQAIQAGHERLYEDTTCVRALEHFYKAAVQGQTYLEEEQHGNYR; encoded by the coding sequence ATGACCCGTAAGCAAGATATCTGCTCCCACCCCAAAGCCACCGCCCCAACGGACTCCACGCTGGATCTTTTCACCCAAGCTAAGGCGCTCCAGCAACAGGGCGAACTCGCTGGAGCCCTAAATGCTTACCAAGAAGTGCTCCAGATCCAACCTAATTGGGCTGAAGCCTGCTATCGCCTGGGGCTCATCCACAAAGCCCTGGGCCATCTGGAGGCAGCCTGTGACGCTTACCAGAAAGCCCTTGACCTCGACCCTACACTGGCTTGCGCCCATACCAACCTCGGGAATATTTTGGCTCAGCAAGGTCAACGGGCGGAGGCGGTCCTTCACTATCAACAAGCGCTTGCCCTGGAAGTGGACTCGGGACTTTACAGTAATTTGGGGCTAGTCCTTCAGGAATTGGGACGCCGTGAAGAGGCCCAAGCCTGCTACCACAAAGCCCTGGAGCTCAACCCAGAACTAGCCCAAGTCCACAACAATCTAGGCACACTCCTCTACCAGGAGCGGCGTCTCCTTGAAGCCCAAGCTTGCTACGAAAAGGCCCTTGCCCTGCGCCCTGAGCTCCCTCAGGCTCACTACAATCTGGGGCGTCTCTACCACGAGCGCCAGCAAATCGAGGCTGCTATTGCCTGTTATCAGCAAGCTATTACCCTGCAACCGAACTACCCCGATGCCTATTTCAATTTAGGTGTCGTCTTTCAAGAACAGGGCTGTACCGAAGCAGCGCTCCAGATCTTCCAAAAGCTCCGTTCCACGTCCGTGGAGGCTCGCTGGCATGAGCTATTATTTCTGCCCATCCTTTATGACACACCAGAAGAAATACAGACTTGGCGCAAGCGCTTCCGCCAAGGACTCCAAGAACTGAGCGATACTACGACTACTCTTGAGAAAAAACAGCAGGCTCTAGCTGGGGTAGGAGCCCTCACCACTTTCTACCTCCAATACCAGGGCCAGAATGATAAGGGACTGCAACAGCAGTATGCCCATCTGGTTCAGCGAATTATGGCTGCCAACTTCCCTCAGTGGCGTGGACCCCTGCCCTTAAAGGCGCTGAGCCCTGGGGCGAAGATACGCGTCGGCTATCTATCTGAGCGTATCGGGGGGCATGCTGGAGTTTGGTGGGCCATCGGCTGGCTAAAGCACCACAACCGGGAACAGTTTGAGGTCTATTGTTATCATGTGGGCGACTGGTCTGACGGCAAAACGCAAATTTTCCAGCAATATAGCGATGTCTTTCGCCACCTACCTGGACCTTTAGCAACAGTCTGTCAGCAAATTTGCGCTGACCAACTCCATGTGCTGGTCTTCACGGATGTTGGCATGACTCCGCGCATCACTCAGCTATGTGGGTTACGGTTAGCGCCAATTCAATGCGCCGCTTGGGGGCACCCCATCACGACAGGTTCTCCAAACATCGACTACTTCCTCTCCAGTACATTGCAGGAGCCCCTAGAAGCTCAGGAGCACTACACCGAACGACTCATTTGCCTCCCCAAGATTGGCGTGTGCTACCCCCGACCCGTTATTCCGCCCTTGAGTGCCCCGCGAGAGGCCGTGCGACGGGCTTTTGGTTTTCGGGAAGGAGCGGTGGTCTATTTATCTTGTCAGTCTTTTTATAAATACCTGCCCCAATACGATTACCTGTTCCCGGCTATCGCGCTAGGTATTCCTCAGGCGCAGTTTGCTTTTTTGCCGCACTCTAGCCCGCAAGTGACGCTACAGTTCTGGGAACGCTTGCAACGGGCTTTTGGTCAGGTGGAGCTTCAGGCGGAGGAGTTTTGTGTCCTGATACCGCGTCAGAACAAAGCTGATTATTGGGTTGCGGATATTTTTCTGGATACCTTAGCTTGGTCAGCAGGGAATACTGCCCTAGAAGCCCTGTCCTGCGGGCTGCCGATAGTGACTTGTCCGGGAGCTTTTATGCGCGGACGCCACACCTATGGCATGCTACAAGCGTTAGGGGTTGTCGAGACTATCGCCCGCGATGAGGAACACTATGTACAGCTTGCTGTGCGCCTGGGTCTGGACCCGGTATGGCGACAGGCGGTGGGGCAGGCTATTCAAGCAGGTCATGAACGTCTGTACGAAGATACAACTTGTGTACGGGCACTGGAGCACTTTTATAAAGCAGCAGTCCAGGGTCAAACTTACTTAGAGGAGGAACAGCATGGGAACTATCGTTGA
- a CDS encoding tetratricopeptide repeat protein, whose protein sequence is MNTDSLHQAIALHQAGYPQQAVTLYQELLQREPHNSDVLHFLGLALYRIGDTALAFIHLERAIVLAPSISIYSYNLGHIYKERGQHQESISCFQRVLQIDPGHATAWYYLGGILEEQQQLDAAVEHYRKAIQFKPDYAEALNNLGNALVEKAVDLKLDFDLDNRETPQSLAEQGWFEEALEFLDRALALNPHFAAAHNNRGNALHGLGRTAEAITAYEQALALQPDSLEAHCNYASVLLLAGDLIQGWKEYEWRFKKMSTGVGELYKPQWDGSSLEDKTILLVSEQGLGDNIQFIRYAMLVKNLGARVLVETYAPLRALFATCPGVDEIFTRGQGLPEFDVWAPMMSLPSLLKTNLNNIPAQIPYLFPPKACSLEPALQKLLTTPNLKIGLVWSPKLKVAMDRKRYCPLRYFEPLLQMEHVQFFSLYKGDRIVELGPYQHLITDLGSYFQDFADTAYATDHLDLIISVDTSVVHVAGALGRPVWILLPFVPDWRWLLEREDSPWYPTARLFRPIRRGDWPEVLSRVACSLRQWVADQGV, encoded by the coding sequence GTGAATACAGACTCGCTCCACCAAGCCATAGCGCTCCACCAAGCTGGATACCCCCAACAGGCGGTTACGCTTTACCAAGAGCTTCTACAACGGGAGCCCCATAACTCAGATGTTTTACATTTCCTCGGACTAGCCCTCTACCGAATTGGAGATACCGCGCTAGCTTTCATTCATCTTGAACGAGCCATCGTACTGGCCCCCTCTATCTCAATCTATTCTTACAACCTAGGCCATATTTATAAGGAGAGAGGGCAACATCAAGAATCAATTTCGTGTTTTCAACGTGTGCTCCAAATTGATCCTGGGCATGCGACAGCTTGGTACTACCTGGGGGGAATCCTAGAGGAGCAGCAACAGTTAGATGCAGCAGTAGAACACTATCGTAAAGCAATCCAGTTCAAACCCGACTATGCTGAAGCGCTCAACAACCTGGGGAATGCCTTGGTTGAAAAAGCAGTTGACCTCAAGTTAGACTTCGATCTGGATAACAGGGAAACCCCACAAAGTTTAGCTGAGCAGGGATGGTTTGAAGAAGCTTTGGAGTTTCTGGACCGTGCCCTTGCTCTTAACCCTCATTTTGCTGCTGCCCATAATAACCGTGGTAACGCTCTTCATGGTTTGGGCCGGACGGCAGAAGCGATTACCGCCTATGAGCAGGCTCTAGCCTTACAACCAGACTCTCTTGAAGCACACTGCAACTATGCCTCAGTACTGCTCTTGGCGGGAGACTTGATCCAGGGGTGGAAAGAGTACGAATGGCGTTTCAAAAAAATGAGCACTGGTGTGGGGGAGCTATATAAGCCCCAGTGGGACGGCTCCTCGCTAGAGGACAAAACGATCCTGCTCGTCTCAGAACAGGGACTTGGAGATAATATTCAGTTCATACGGTACGCCATGCTAGTCAAAAACCTGGGTGCTCGCGTCCTAGTCGAGACCTACGCTCCCCTTAGAGCGTTGTTTGCAACTTGTCCAGGCGTTGATGAAATTTTTACGCGCGGTCAGGGATTACCTGAGTTTGATGTTTGGGCTCCAATGATGAGTCTCCCTAGCCTTCTCAAGACCAACCTCAACAACATCCCGGCTCAAATTCCCTATCTCTTTCCTCCTAAGGCTTGTTCTCTTGAACCAGCCCTCCAAAAACTACTGACCACCCCAAACCTCAAGATTGGTCTGGTCTGGTCTCCTAAACTTAAGGTTGCTATGGACCGCAAGCGTTACTGTCCTTTGAGGTACTTTGAACCGCTACTCCAGATGGAGCATGTGCAATTCTTCTCGTTATACAAGGGCGACCGTATAGTGGAGCTTGGTCCTTATCAACATCTCATTACCGACTTAGGGAGCTATTTTCAAGATTTTGCTGACACAGCCTATGCTACTGACCATTTGGACCTGATTATTTCTGTTGACACTTCAGTAGTACACGTCGCCGGAGCTTTGGGGCGACCTGTCTGGATCCTCCTTCCCTTTGTACCGGATTGGCGTTGGCTTTTGGAGCGGGAGGACAGTCCCTGGTACCCTACAGCCCGTCTGTTTCGTCCAATCCGACGTGGGGATTGGCCTGAGGTTCTCAGCCGGGTAGCTTGTTCCTTACGTCAGTGGGTAGCAGACCAGGGCGTATGA
- a CDS encoding M67 family metallopeptidase produces MTLHLTPSHLSAIRDHGKVSYPYECCGLLLGKPLAGDDKHLVEVWPVQNVWESSESSALADGESARRRYLIPPDAVLAAQQYARAQGLEIVGYYHSHPDHPARPSEFDREYAWPWYSYMIVAVRQGEAEDLTSWVLDDNRQFLAEELAVSPALA; encoded by the coding sequence ATGACCCTCCATCTCACTCCAAGCCATCTCAGCGCCATCCGTGACCACGGCAAGGTCAGCTACCCCTACGAATGCTGTGGTCTATTATTGGGCAAGCCTTTAGCTGGAGATGACAAGCACCTCGTCGAAGTTTGGCCGGTCCAAAACGTTTGGGAATCCTCCGAAAGTAGCGCTCTTGCTGATGGCGAATCAGCGCGGCGGCGGTATCTCATCCCTCCCGATGCAGTCCTTGCCGCTCAGCAATATGCCCGCGCACAGGGCCTCGAAATTGTGGGTTACTATCATTCCCACCCCGACCACCCCGCGCGCCCTTCGGAGTTTGACCGGGAATATGCATGGCCTTGGTACTCCTATATGATTGTGGCGGTGCGTCAGGGAGAGGCTGAGGACTTGACCAGTTGGGTTTTGGATGATAACCGGCAGTTTTTGGCTGAGGAATTAGCCGTGTCGCCAGCTTTGGCTTGA
- a CDS encoding dioxygenase family protein produces the protein MNRFPSVFLSHGSPMLAVTPGPAHTFLRQWSATWSQPRAILCISAHWETLHPTVTTSPQPATIHDFGGFARLLYEIQYLAPGDPGLAQEVVALLQMSGFAGFTHSQRGLDHGAWVPLRLMYPEAQVPVVQLSIQTALGPQHHLALGQALAPLRETGVLLLASGSLTHNLAHIHPDPLAVPQDWVLEFDHWLAKALVEGRTEDLLDYRRRAPFAAVNHPTEEHLLPLFVALGAGGSPVLLHSSYSHSSLSMGAWAFS, from the coding sequence ATGAACAGGTTCCCGAGTGTATTCCTGAGTCACGGTTCACCGATGCTGGCGGTGACGCCCGGTCCCGCCCACACTTTTTTAAGGCAGTGGAGCGCTACGTGGAGCCAGCCGCGTGCTATTCTCTGCATTTCCGCCCACTGGGAAACTTTGCACCCCACGGTCACAACCAGCCCGCAACCAGCGACCATTCATGATTTTGGGGGGTTTGCGCGGCTGCTCTACGAGATCCAGTACCTAGCTCCTGGAGACCCTGGACTCGCCCAAGAAGTAGTAGCGTTACTCCAGATGAGTGGTTTTGCCGGTTTTACCCATAGTCAGCGGGGGCTTGACCATGGAGCCTGGGTTCCGCTGCGGTTGATGTATCCCGAGGCTCAGGTGCCGGTGGTCCAACTTTCGATCCAGACCGCCCTCGGCCCCCAGCACCATCTAGCGCTTGGGCAGGCACTCGCCCCCTTACGCGAAACGGGCGTCTTGCTCTTGGCGAGTGGGAGTCTCACCCACAACTTGGCCCATATCCATCCCGATCCCCTGGCTGTGCCCCAGGATTGGGTCCTGGAATTTGATCACTGGCTGGCTAAAGCTCTGGTCGAGGGCAGAACCGAGGACTTGTTGGACTATCGCCGCCGTGCTCCTTTTGCTGCGGTCAACCATCCGACCGAAGAGCATCTGCTGCCGCTGTTTGTCGCTTTGGGCGCGGGGGGATCGCCTGTCCTCCTCCACAGCAGCTATTCCCACAGTAGTCTCAGCATGGGGGCATGGGCTTTTTCGTGA
- a CDS encoding TIGR04283 family arsenosugar biosynthesis glycosyltransferase has protein sequence MTGIAIVIPTYQECRSIVPCLRALAEQEGAFEVFIADGGSTDGTLEQVVGVRVSYPLAWGVAPERGRSAQMNWGAQQTTADILLFLHADTRLAPGALALLQTTLQQDGWVGGRFDVRLDSEQWPYLFIAWAINQRSRLARRFTGDMGIFVRRTLFEKLGGFPPQPLMEDLEFSAQLYRMGAVACLALPVTTSARRWHKGGLLRTFLLMQVLRTAYALGVDPETLHRWYHDIR, from the coding sequence GTGACTGGGATCGCCATTGTCATCCCTACCTATCAGGAGTGCCGCTCTATCGTGCCTTGTCTACGAGCACTGGCGGAGCAGGAGGGGGCGTTTGAAGTCTTTATTGCGGACGGGGGCTCGACGGATGGCACCCTAGAACAGGTCGTGGGGGTGCGTGTTTCCTATCCGCTCGCCTGGGGGGTGGCCCCTGAACGGGGGCGTAGCGCTCAGATGAACTGGGGCGCCCAACAGACTACAGCAGATATCTTGCTGTTTTTGCACGCTGATACCCGTCTGGCTCCCGGTGCCCTGGCTCTGCTCCAGACTACGCTTCAGCAGGATGGGTGGGTGGGTGGGCGCTTTGATGTGCGGTTGGATAGCGAGCAGTGGCCGTATCTCTTTATTGCCTGGGCCATCAATCAGCGCTCCCGATTGGCCCGACGCTTCACGGGTGACATGGGCATTTTTGTGCGCAGGACCCTCTTCGAGAAATTGGGCGGCTTCCCTCCACAGCCCTTGATGGAGGACCTAGAATTCTCGGCACAGCTCTATCGTATGGGGGCGGTGGCTTGCCTTGCGCTCCCGGTCACCACGAGCGCCCGCCGTTGGCACAAGGGGGGACTCCTGCGGACGTTTCTGCTGATGCAAGTCCTGCGCACCGCCTATGCTTTGGGCGTGGACCCGGAAACCCTCCACCGCTGGTACCATGATATTCGCTAA
- a CDS encoding transposase family protein: MNHLAMLDAFADFDDVRRKQGTRHSLSVCLALFTLAVAAGNKGFNAMGDGSIPVLQMSIYT; this comes from the coding sequence ATGAACCACCTTGCCATGCTGGATGCCTTCGCCGATTTCGATGACGTGCGCCGCAAGCAAGGAACCAGACATTCTCTCTCTGTATGCTTAGCTCTATTTACTCTTGCGGTTGCTGCGGGCAATAAAGGATTCAATGCGATGGGAGATGGGAGCATCCCAGTTTTGCAAATGAGCATTTATACTTAG
- a CDS encoding Crp/Fnr family transcriptional regulator yields MTLQQRASHKYNLEIFQKLSADATEKVTNTMTERAYETGHTVLFQNDWGQSVYFILEGWVKIRMFRSDGHEVTLNILGPDEIVGEMAALDQSPRSTDVIALTAIRLGILPREVYIHLLNHEPQFSQNLLIVMSRRLRQANQRLMVRESNSECRLVDALLFIAEGQGRTSRDGVTIPAFPHRELAALSGLARETVTRILSGLESRGLIEKAGKQLRFPSLDNLEKLLGL; encoded by the coding sequence ATGACCCTCCAACAACGTGCATCGCACAAATACAACTTGGAGATCTTCCAAAAGCTCTCCGCCGATGCGACCGAGAAAGTCACCAACACGATGACAGAACGCGCCTATGAGACAGGTCATACCGTGCTGTTTCAAAATGATTGGGGACAGTCGGTCTATTTCATCCTCGAGGGCTGGGTGAAGATCCGCATGTTTCGCAGCGACGGTCATGAGGTTACGCTCAACATCCTAGGCCCTGACGAAATTGTAGGGGAGATGGCAGCTTTGGATCAGTCGCCGCGCTCGACGGACGTGATTGCGCTGACTGCGATCCGCCTGGGCATCCTCCCCCGTGAAGTCTATATACACCTGTTGAACCACGAGCCGCAGTTCAGCCAAAACCTGCTCATCGTCATGTCGCGCCGCCTGCGTCAGGCCAATCAGCGTTTGATGGTCCGCGAATCCAACAGTGAGTGCCGTCTGGTCGATGCCCTGCTCTTTATTGCCGAGGGGCAGGGGCGCACAAGCCGCGACGGGGTAACCATCCCTGCCTTCCCTCACCGCGAACTGGCCGCCCTCAGCGGTTTGGCCCGTGAGACCGTGACGCGCATCCTCTCAGGGCTGGAGAGCCGGGGTCTGATCGAGAAGGCGGGTAAACAGTTGCGCTTCCCGAGCCTGGATAATTTGGAAAAGCTGTTGGGGCTATAG
- the moaC gene encoding cyclic pyranopterin monophosphate synthase MoaC, translating to MLNTPDDPTTMANLTHLDNTGQAHMVDVTAKAVTPRRATAQGQIRMSPEAFQAVRVGNAPKGDVLGTARLAAIMAAKKTSDLIPLCHPLPLGGIDVVVTPEPELPGFILRVTVKTTSQTGVEMEALTAVSIGLLTLYDMAKALDKTMTLGEIHLVAKEGGRSGDYRAE from the coding sequence ATGCTAAACACCCCTGACGACCCGACCACCATGGCAAACCTCACGCATCTCGATAACACGGGACAAGCTCATATGGTGGACGTCACCGCTAAAGCCGTCACCCCCCGCCGCGCCACCGCTCAAGGCCAGATTCGCATGAGCCCAGAAGCTTTTCAGGCAGTACGCGTAGGAAACGCGCCCAAAGGCGATGTCTTGGGCACTGCCCGCCTAGCTGCGATCATGGCTGCGAAGAAAACCAGTGACCTCATCCCACTCTGTCATCCCTTGCCCTTGGGAGGCATTGATGTCGTGGTTACCCCAGAACCTGAACTCCCCGGCTTTATCCTCCGAGTCACCGTAAAAACCACCTCCCAGACCGGGGTCGAAATGGAAGCCCTGACGGCTGTTTCCATAGGACTCCTCACCCTCTATGACATGGCAAAAGCCCTCGACAAAACCATGACCCTCGGGGAGATTCACCTTGTCGCCAAAGAGGGCGGGCGTTCGGGGGACTATCGCGCTGAATAA
- the glgB gene encoding 1,4-alpha-glucan branching protein GlgB — translation MQDTVPESLRTPSEDIERLIRNQYSDPAQLLGPHLLTDSGRWAVRTVQPGAQEVYLVDSEHGKEYPLINDTHPDFFETVLNQIPFTYYLRVVNREGQSQTFHDPYAFEQQVISDFDLHLFGEGNHHYIYEKLGAHPLTMGGVQGVYFAVWAPNARNVSVIGDFNHWDGRAHQMVALSNSGVWSLFIPGMEVGAIYKFEVKNSLGHIYEKADPYGFHHEVRPRTGSIVVDLEGFPWRDETWLAQRQSGQPHQQPIAIYEVHVGSWRRVVEQANRPLTYRELAKYLIPYVKDMGFTHIELMPLTEYPFDGSWGYQVTGYFAPTSRYGTPQDFMYFVDQCHLAGIGVILDWVPAHFPKDGHGLACFDGTALYEYEDPRIGEHLGWGTLVFNVGRNQVRNFLLASALFWFDKFHLDGIRVDAVASMLYRNYDRPDGAWFTNQYGGREHLEAIEFLKQLNTVVFNYYPGALSIAEESTAWPMVSWPVYTGGLGFNLKWNMGWMHDTLAYFATEPALRTYHHNLMTFSITYVASENYVLALSHDEVVHLKGSLINKMPGDLWQKLANVRTLLGYMYGHPGKKSLFMGMELGQWREWDFENSLDWHVLEQPGHQPLQRYVADLNDLYREEPALWEMDYTTGGFQWIDCHDISNSVVAFIRTGKNERLIFVCNFTPNFHSNYRIGVPERGFYQELLNSDAGEYWGSGKGNLGGKWSQDICCHQLPYSLDLAIPPLSVLILKKAPERP, via the coding sequence ATGCAGGATACGGTCCCAGAGTCTTTACGGACGCCCAGCGAAGACATTGAGCGCCTGATCCGCAATCAATACTCAGATCCCGCGCAACTCCTCGGGCCTCATCTGCTCACGGACAGTGGGCGTTGGGCGGTACGCACCGTACAGCCCGGTGCGCAGGAGGTTTACCTTGTGGACTCCGAGCATGGCAAGGAATATCCGCTCATCAATGACACTCATCCCGATTTTTTTGAGACAGTCCTGAATCAGATCCCCTTTACCTACTACTTGCGGGTGGTGAATCGAGAGGGCCAAAGCCAAACTTTTCATGACCCTTACGCCTTTGAGCAACAGGTCATCAGCGACTTTGACCTGCATTTATTTGGCGAGGGGAACCACCACTATATTTATGAAAAACTAGGGGCGCACCCGCTGACCATGGGGGGGGTCCAAGGGGTCTATTTCGCGGTGTGGGCTCCCAACGCCCGCAATGTGAGCGTCATCGGTGACTTCAATCACTGGGACGGACGGGCGCACCAGATGGTTGCGCTAAGTAATTCCGGGGTCTGGTCGCTCTTCATCCCCGGCATGGAGGTCGGGGCGATCTACAAGTTTGAGGTCAAAAATAGCCTCGGTCATATTTACGAAAAAGCCGATCCCTACGGCTTTCACCATGAAGTCCGCCCCCGCACGGGCTCGATTGTGGTGGACTTGGAGGGCTTCCCTTGGCGCGATGAGACGTGGCTTGCTCAACGGCAGAGCGGACAACCTCATCAGCAACCCATTGCTATCTACGAAGTCCATGTGGGCTCTTGGCGCAGGGTGGTAGAGCAGGCGAACCGCCCGCTGACCTACCGCGAACTGGCAAAATACCTGATTCCCTACGTCAAGGACATGGGGTTCACGCATATCGAGTTGATGCCCCTCACGGAATATCCCTTTGATGGCTCCTGGGGCTATCAGGTCACGGGCTACTTCGCGCCCACCTCCCGCTACGGCACCCCTCAAGACTTTATGTACTTTGTGGACCAATGTCATCTGGCGGGGATTGGGGTGATTCTCGACTGGGTGCCTGCTCACTTTCCTAAAGACGGTCATGGCCTCGCCTGCTTTGATGGAACGGCCCTCTACGAGTACGAAGACCCGCGTATCGGGGAACACCTGGGCTGGGGGACGTTGGTCTTTAATGTAGGGCGCAATCAGGTCCGCAACTTCCTCCTTGCAAGTGCCCTCTTCTGGTTTGATAAATTTCACCTTGATGGTATCCGGGTGGATGCAGTCGCCTCCATGCTCTACCGCAACTATGACCGCCCGGATGGCGCTTGGTTCACCAATCAGTACGGCGGTCGTGAGCACCTAGAAGCGATCGAGTTTCTCAAGCAGCTCAATACCGTTGTCTTTAATTACTATCCTGGAGCGCTCTCCATTGCGGAGGAGTCCACGGCTTGGCCGATGGTCTCTTGGCCGGTCTATACTGGGGGGCTGGGCTTCAACCTCAAGTGGAACATGGGCTGGATGCACGACACGCTGGCCTATTTCGCCACCGAGCCCGCCCTCAGGACTTATCACCACAACTTGATGACCTTCTCGATTACCTATGTGGCGTCGGAGAATTATGTGCTCGCCCTTTCCCACGACGAAGTAGTGCATCTGAAGGGCTCGCTCATCAACAAGATGCCGGGAGACCTGTGGCAAAAACTCGCCAATGTGCGCACCCTGCTTGGCTACATGTACGGTCATCCGGGGAAAAAGAGCCTCTTTATGGGGATGGAGCTGGGCCAATGGCGCGAATGGGACTTTGAGAATAGCCTGGACTGGCATGTCCTGGAGCAGCCCGGTCACCAACCGCTCCAACGCTATGTGGCGGACCTCAATGACCTCTATCGGGAGGAGCCCGCCCTGTGGGAGATGGATTACACCACGGGGGGCTTTCAGTGGATCGACTGCCACGACATCAGCAATAGCGTGGTCGCCTTTATCCGCACCGGCAAAAATGAACGGTTGATTTTTGTTTGTAATTTCACGCCAAACTTCCACAGCAATTATCGTATTGGCGTACCGGAGCGGGGGTTTTATCAGGAATTGCTCAACAGCGACGCTGGAGAATATTGGGGCAGTGGGAAGGGCAACTTGGGGGGTAAGTGGAGCCAAGACATCTGCTGTCATCAATTGCCCTATTCTTTGGATTTAGCCATTCCTCCTTTGTCGGTGCTCATCCTCAAAAAGGCACCCGAAAGACCTTGA